GTCGAGTGCCGCATCGATGCCGAGCGACATCTCGAATGTCATCGCATTGATGGTCTTCGGGCGGTTGAGGCGGATCACGCCAGCTCCACCTTCGCGCCGAACGATGAGATCGCCGTCGCTGTCCTCGGCCGGCACGCTCATCGCGCGCCCTCGATCAGCTTGCGCGCCACGATCAGTCGCATGATCTCGTTGGTGCCTTCGAGGATCTGGTGCACCCGCAAATCGCGCACGATCTTTTCGATGCCGTACTCGCTCAAATAGCCGTAGCCGCCATGCAGCTGCAGCGCCTGGTTGGCAACCTCGAAGCCGACGTCGGTGCCGAAGCGCTTGGCCATCGCGCACAGCATGGAGGCGTCATGATCCTTGCGGTCGAGCGCGGCCGCGGCGCGCCAGACGAAGGTGCGGGCGGCCTCAAGCTCGGTTGCCATGTCGGCGAGGCGGAACTGCAACGCCTGGAATTCGTCGAGCCGCTTTCCGAACGCCTTGCGCTCCCGCATATAGGCAAGCGCCTTGTCGAGCGCGCTCTGCGCCCCGCCGAGCGAGCAGGCCGCGATATTGATGCGTCCGCCGTCGAGCCCGGCCATCGCGATCTTGAAGCCGATGCCCTCCTCGCCGAGCCGGTTGGCGACCGGCACGCGCGCATTCTCGAAGATCACCGCCCGCGTCGGCTGCGCGTTCCAGCCCATCTTGCGCTCATTGGCGCCGAGCGAAAGGCCCGGCGTGTCGCCTTCCACCACCAGCGTCGAGATGCCCGACGGCCCGTCGCTGCCGGTCCGGACCATCACGACGTAGACGTCGCCGCCGCCCGCGCCCGAGATGAACTGCTTCTGGCCATTGAGCACGTAATGGTCGCCGTCGCGCACCGCGCGGGTGCGCAACGCTGCCGCGTCCGAGCCGGAGCCCGGCTCGGTCAGGCAGTAGCTTGCCAGCAGTTCCATCGTGCAGAGCCGTGGCAGCCATTTCCTGCGCTGCGCGTCGTTGCCAAAGGCGTCGATCATCCACGATGCCATGTTGTGGATCGAGATGAACGCGGACACCGTCGGGCAACCTGTCGCCAGCGCTTCGAAGATCAGCGCGGCGTCAAGCCGGGTCAGCGCGGAGCCGCCGACATCGTCGCGGATATAAACCCCGCCGATGCCGAGCGTTGCGGCTTCCCGCATCACGTCGACCGGAAAGTGCTTCTCCTCGTCCCAGCGGATCGCGTGCGGCGCGATTTTCTCCGCAGCGAATTCCCGCGCCATGTCGCGGACCGCGATCTGGTCTTCGTTGAGGGCAAAGAGCATCCGGTCCCGCGCTCCGCCTAGTTCATGGTCGGGATCGAGAACTCCGCGCCCTCCTTGACGCCGGACGGCCAGCGCGAGGTCACCGTCTTGGTCTTGGTGTAGAAGCGGATCGAGTCCGGACCATGCTGGTTGAGGTCGCCGAAGCCCGACTTCTTCCAGCCGCCGAAGGTGTAATAGGCGATCGGCACCGGGATCGGCACGTTGATGCCGACCATGCCGACATTGACCTTGGCGGCGAAATCGCGCGCAGCGTCGCCGTCGCGGGTGAAGATCGCGACACCATTGCCGTAGTCATGATCGGACGGCAGCGCCAGCGCTTCCTTGTAATCGTGGGCACGCACGACAGACAGGACCGGCCCGAAGATCTCTTCCTTGTAGATGCGCATGTCCTTGGTGACGTTGTCGAACAGACAGCCGCCCAGATAGAAGCCCTTCTCGTAGCCCTGCATCTTGAAGCCGCGCCCGTCGACCGCAAGCTTCGCGCCTTCCTTGATGCCGATATCGATGTAGTTCTTGACACGCTCGACCGCCTCGCGCGTCACCAGCGGACCGTAGTCGGCGGTCGGATCGATCGAGGTGCCGATCTTCAGGGATTCGACGCGCGGGATCAGCTTTTCCATGAGGCGGTCGGCGGTGGTCTTGCCGACGGGAACGGCAACGGACACCGCCATGCAGCGCTCGCCGGCCGAGCCGTAGCCGGCGCCGATCAGGGCGTCGACGGCCTGGTCCATGTCGGCGTCGGGCATCACGATGGCGTGGTTCTTGGCGCCGCCGAAGCACTGGGCGCGCTTGCCGGTCTGCGCCGCGCGCTCGTAGATGTATTGCGCGATCGGCGTCGAGCCGACGAAGCCGATCGCCTTGATGTCGGGATCATCG
This genomic interval from Bradyrhizobium sp. NP1 contains the following:
- a CDS encoding CoA-acylating methylmalonate-semialdehyde dehydrogenase; amino-acid sequence: MRSIGHFIGGREVKGTSGRTADVFEPMTGDVQAKVALASKAEVRSAVENAKAAQGEWASTNPQRRARVMMKFLELVQRDYDKLAELLAREHGKTVPDAKGDIQRGLEVVEFACGIPHLMKGEYTEGAGPGIDIYSLRQPLGVVAGITPFNFPAMIPMWKFAPAIACGNAFILKPSERDPGVPMRLAELMMEAGLPAGILNVVNGDKEAVDAILDDPDIKAIGFVGSTPIAQYIYERAAQTGKRAQCFGGAKNHAIVMPDADMDQAVDALIGAGYGSAGERCMAVSVAVPVGKTTADRLMEKLIPRVESLKIGTSIDPTADYGPLVTREAVERVKNYIDIGIKEGAKLAVDGRGFKMQGYEKGFYLGGCLFDNVTKDMRIYKEEIFGPVLSVVRAHDYKEALALPSDHDYGNGVAIFTRDGDAARDFAAKVNVGMVGINVPIPVPIAYYTFGGWKKSGFGDLNQHGPDSIRFYTKTKTVTSRWPSGVKEGAEFSIPTMN
- a CDS encoding isobutyryl-CoA dehydrogenase: MLFALNEDQIAVRDMAREFAAEKIAPHAIRWDEEKHFPVDVMREAATLGIGGVYIRDDVGGSALTRLDAALIFEALATGCPTVSAFISIHNMASWMIDAFGNDAQRRKWLPRLCTMELLASYCLTEPGSGSDAAALRTRAVRDGDHYVLNGQKQFISGAGGGDVYVVMVRTGSDGPSGISTLVVEGDTPGLSLGANERKMGWNAQPTRAVIFENARVPVANRLGEEGIGFKIAMAGLDGGRINIAACSLGGAQSALDKALAYMRERKAFGKRLDEFQALQFRLADMATELEAARTFVWRAAAALDRKDHDASMLCAMAKRFGTDVGFEVANQALQLHGGYGYLSEYGIEKIVRDLRVHQILEGTNEIMRLIVARKLIEGAR